CTCAAGTTTGCCGGCTTCTGCGGGCGAGGTCAGCAAGCGCGCGTAGCCCGAGGCGATTTTGCTACCGATAGCTTCGCCGGTAGTTATAACCTCGCCTTTTTGTTTTATTTTGTATGAGGTTACGGCAATTGACCGTTCGCGGCTGTGGACAGTTTCGGGCCTTGCCTGGATAATGTATATCTGGTGATCGCAGCCGTCTTTGGCCCATTCAAAATCCATGGGTTTTTGATAGTGCTCTTCGATTATCAAGGCCCAGTTTGCAAGCTTTTCAACTTCCCTGTCATTCAGCACAAACTTTTCCTGCATGTCGCGCGGAGTATCCTTGTTGATAGTGGAATTCGCTTCATCACTTTCATCAGCATAGATCATCATCTTGCTTTTGCTGCCAAGGTTTTTTTGCAGGATGGCCCGCTTCTTATTTTTAAGCGCCGGTTTAAACACCAGGAACTCATCGGGTGTTACCGTGCCCTGCACAATATTTTCGCCAAGGCCCCAAACGCCAGCCAGGTGGACCACATCCCTGAAGCCTGATTCGGGCTCAAGCGTAAAGCCGACACCAGAGCAACCAATGTCGGCCCGCACCATTTGCTGTACGCCTACCGATAAAAATACCTTGCTGTGCTCAAAACCTTTGTCTTCCCTGTATTTTATTGCCCGGTCGGTATATAATGAAGCGTAGCATCGTTTTACCGAATAAAGTAAATGTGTATGGCCCTGCACATTTAAATACGACTCGTGCTGCCCGGCAAAACTTGCATCAGGCAGATCTTCTGCTGTCGCGCTGCTGCGTACAGCAACCGGCTGGTCATCGTTATCAAAAAGATAATCGTAGGCGTCTGTTATTGCGAAACCAAGGTCAGAAGGAATATGTCCATCCATGATCAGCTTCCTGGCCCGGGCGCCTGTTTCGCTTAAATTTGAAAAATCTTTCCTGTTCAGGCCTTTCATCAGCTCACCGAGCTTGTCTTCCAGATCGTTACAGGTAATAAAATAACGATATGCCGAGGCTGTGACGGCGAAACCATTAGGTATCAAAAGACCCCTGGCGGTGAGATGACTGAACATTTCGCCCAACGATGCGTTCTTCCCGCCTACCTCGGCAATATCATTAATGCCGGTTTGGCTAAATTTCTTTATGAATTTTTCCATAACACTCCTGCGATTAGTTCTCAAAGCTACTTTGGACCTCTAAAAAAGTGCGTGATCGTAGTCAGCAACAGATATGACTGATGTCACAATTAATTGTGCATACAGTCATTAGGGATGAGCGTTATACCCGGTAATCTTGTAACATGGAAAAGCTAAACATTAAACACATCGACAATTTGCATAATGATGCAATAAGAGGCCTCGACTTTTACTGGCAGGAATTAACCATCCTAAGAAAACGCCTTGAGGAGATAGCAGCAGATAACACCAGCCACGAGGTTGCAGAACAGGTTGAACATTTCCAGAATCAGTTCACCATCCATAACGAACAGATAGACGAATTACGGCATGCTTTTCATCAAAACTTTAAAGAAATGGAGGTGCAGCTTGTTGAAACAGCGGGCTTTGCCGATGAAAGCACATTTGCGACAAATGAAGAGCTTTATGAACGTTATATAACTGAAGAGAGATTATTTAACGAGTTGCGGCATGACTTTAACCGTTTTGCGGCTAAATGGATGTAACTATTTGGAATATTAAATTGACCTGATATGCATCCCGGATCAACTCCATTTGACGATAAGGGCGTTTACCTGCAGTCGCTTGGTGCGGCCGAAACGGTGACGGGCTCGAAGCACTTGCTCCGAACCCCCGGATTTAACCTTTTGGTTGATTGCGGGCTGTTCCAGGGAATTAAGTACCTGCGCGAGAAAAATTGGGAGCCCTTGCCGGTCGATGTGGCGTCAATTGATGCAATGATCCTTACCCATGCGCACCTCGATCATTGCGGTTACATCCCCCTGCTTATCAAAAATGGATATAAGGGCAAGATATTTATGAGCAAGCCAACGCGCGATCTGACCGAGTTGATATTGAGAGATAGCGCAAAGCTGCAGGAAGAAGACGCCTGGAAAGCAAACAAGCACCGGTATACCAGGCATAGCCCGGCAAAACCGTTGTATGATACCCTTGATGTAGAAGCCGCCTTGCCGCATTTTGTCATAATAGGGATGGATGAGGCTTGTAAACTGAGTGATAATATATGGTTCAAGTTTTATTCGGCAGGGCATATACAGGGAGCTTGTACCGTTGAGGTCAACTGCTATGGAAAAACCATCATTTTCTCGGGCGATATTGGCCGGTACCATTCCGAATTGCTGCATCCGCCGAGCCATCCTGCCACTGCCGATTTTGTGATCATGGAATCGACCTATGGCGACCGCCTGCACGAAAAAGGTGACGTAGCCGATGAACTGGCACTGGTAATTAATAATACGATTACAGCCGGTGGAAATATACTCATACCGTGTTTTGCAGTCGGTCGCGCGCAGGAGGTTATCCATCTTTTGTACAGGCTGAAAGCGAAGCGGGCCATACCGCCGATTGTACCGGTTTATCTTGACAGCCCGATGGCTGCCTCGGCCGGTAAAAGCCTGCTGAAATACCCGGAGTGGCTTACCGTTAGCCAAAAGGAATGCGCTCAAATGTTCAACGGCATTACCATTAACCAGGATTACGATGGTACCGAAAAGATTATCAGGCAAAAGGGAAGTAAGATAATACTGGCAGCCAGCGGGATGCTGACAGGCGGCCGGGTGCTGGAGTATTTAAAACATTACGTTACTGATTCAAAAAATACAATTTTGATCATGGGCTTCCAGGCTGGTGGTACACGTGGCAGGGCATTGTTAAACGGAGCGTATGAGTTAAAGATACATGGCCAATATTATCCGGTAAGGGCAAATGTAAAGGAGATCGGCGGCTTATCGGCCCATGCCGACCAGCACGAATTGCTTACCTGGCTGAAAGAATTTGCTCCGGAGCCAAAGCGCGTTTACCTCGTTCACGGCGAACCTTCAGCGATGGACGCTTTAAGGGTGAAGATCAAGGATGAATTGAATATTGAGCCAGTGATTCCCAAAGAAGATCAAAGGCAGCTTCTGTTTAGTGTAAAGGGTTAGGATGACGCGCCCCTGTTAGCAGGCCGGGTGCAGTAATAAGCGGCAAATGATGCTTTATATCAAATACTTAAGTGACGCCCGTCATTCATCATCTTGCTGTGAAATAGAATATTTGTTCAGCAAAACTTATTATGATGAAAAATATTCTTGTCCTTACCGATTTTTCCGAAAACGCCGCATCAGCCGCGGAAGCAGGCTTGCAGCTTGCCGGAAAGTTACATACAGACCTACTGCTGTTTAATACTTACATCGATTATAAAACCATCACATCGTACGCCGGAGGCGGGTGGGATATAGACGGATTTTCCGAAAGGCAGCAGCACAGTAGGATCGGTCTTCAAACCTTAACTGAAGGCTTGGAGTCTTTAAGCTATCAGCTAAGTCCGGAGGATCGCAAACCCGCTATCAATACCGAATCTGACGATAGCGACCTCGGGTTGGATGTAGCCGATATTATTCGTGAAAAAGATGTTGAGATGGTTGTAATGGGTGCACGGTCGGGTACAGAAAGCGACCTGATGTTTGGCGCCGACACCAATGCAGTGATCGACTATTCAACTCGTCCGGTTTTAGTTACCCCATCGGGAACTAAATTAAAAGATATCCATAAAATAGTTTTTGCCACCAATTTTGAAAAAGCCGACCTGGAAGCTATTCGCTTTTTAACCAAATTGGGGAGCTTGTTCCATTATAAACTGGAAATTATCCATGTATCTGATCCCGAAAAAAGGAGTGCTGAAGACGAGGAAGCTGAATTTGCAGTTGGCCTCGCTAAAATAAAATATACCGGCCTGCAATACCACAAGATCAATGGTAAAGACGTTGTAAACAGGCTAAACCGTTTTGTAACAGAAATACCGGGCACCATGCTGGCCATGGTACATGTTCAAAATTCGTTCCTGGCGCGCCTGTTCCGGCATAGTACTGTAAAAAAAACCCTGACAGATCAAAAAATTCCCCTACTTGTTTTTCCATCGAAGATGAAATAAACCGACTCCACGATAATTTAAAAATTAAAACAGAACAGCCATGAAAACTATCCTGATACTGACCGACTTTTCAGAGAATGCTGCGCACGCAGCTCTTTCCGGTGTAATGCTTGGTAAAAAAATACATGCCAATCTTTTGCTTTTTAACGCCAATGTGGCCCAACCAGTGGCGCCGGCCTATGCAGGTGGCATTACCGTGATAGATAATATCAGTTATATGGACGAGGAAAATAAGCGCCAGCTTGAACAGCTTGCCGATACGCTCAAACCTTTCTTATCGCAGGAGGAAACAGAATGGAGGCCTTCCTTACATTTCGAGGAGGGGCTGGGCGGACTTGCTTTGCAGGTGAAAAACCTGATCAGGGAAAAGGATATTGAAATGGTTGTTATGGGTGCGCGGACAGGCAGCGGCATCGACCACCTTTTAACCGGCAGCGATACTTACTCGGTAATTGATGGTTCAAAAAGGCCGGTCCTGATCGTGCCGGCAGAAGCAGATCTTGCGCATGTGAGGAAAGTGGCTTTTGCGACAAATTTTATTGAGGCTGACATCAAAGCTATCCACTACCTCATCAAGCTTGGTCACATTTTCAACTATCATCTTGAGGTGGTCCATATCAATTTGCTTGGGGAAGATGATATAACAAAAGATCTGCGCAAAGCTGAGTTTATGAAACATGTTCACAGGCTTAGGTATACGAATATTGAGATCAAAGAGCTTTACGGGAAAGATGTGATCGGCCGCCTGAATAAATATTGTGAAGAGTCGGGGACCGACCTGCTATCGTTTACACATTATAAAAACTCGTTATTTTCAATTATTTTCCGTCAGAGTATAACCAAGAAGGCAATATCCAGGCAAAAAGTTCCATTGCTCGTATTCCCCTCAAAAAACGAACAGGATTGATGATCGGTTTTTTAGACGCGGTCTTTTATCTTTCTGATCCTGGCGCTAATTGAAGGAATGTTCTCGGTCTCTAGCCGGGTAATGATATGCATAAGGTCGTTTTTATAACCGGGGTGCATCAATGCGATCTGGTAAAGACCTTGCAGGGAGTTTACCCGAACGATGCGGGAGTTTGAGGTGCATTCAGCCCAATTTTGCAGCATGAGCCACGCATGCTGCAAATCTTTTGATTCTAATTTGACGCGTGGAATTAGCAGCGCTAAATGCCATTTTAATTCTTTATTCTCTGCTTTTTCTGAAAGTTTCAGTATGTCGCCTGGGTATTTTGCCAGGTATTCAGGTCTCGCTATGGTGATCTTTTCGACTGCGTCGGCTGCACGCATGGCTATGATCCTGTTTGGGCTGAATATTAACCTGAATAATTCATCAAAATCCTCCTGGTTTTGTATAGCTGAAACGACCCTGTTACTTTCGCCGATAGACCTCAGGTCGTCCCCCGACAATAATCGTTCAAGATCACTCATGCGATGCTTCAAGTTTGTTGAGAATATATCCTATCAGAACCAGCAGTAACCCAATAGAAGCCAAAATATAATGAAAGAAACTTGTTGTTTGGATCATCAGCACCTGTATAATGATCCAGCTAAAAAGAATGCCTCCCTGCAGGATAACAAACCGGCAATACAGTTTTGTACGGAGTAAAACGGTGACAAGTGTCCAAAGCCCCAGGACGCCATTAGATAACAGAAGCAGTAATCCCGGTATGAAATAATCAGAGAACATAGAATGCCGGAGCAGGCCTGGCGATAGATGCAGCCTGCTTCCGTCCGGAAACATGACCAGGTTTAACCCGCCATAGACGGCACCGCCCGCATTGAATAATAATAGTGCAGCTGTCACAAGTCTCAAAAATTGTTTCATCTCCCGGCAGTTAAATGCGGATGCCCGACTTTTTCATCTCTTCGGCAAGCTTTGCCGGAACAGGTCTGCACGAACAATTTTTTTGATGCTCGATGTGCCAGGTCACTTTTTGTTCAAATGTTGGGTTTTTAGGCATAGGATGATTTAAATGCCATTCTTTGTTCAGCTTCATGACTTCATTTTTCAACCAATTAAAGAAAAAACAGGGAGGCCCGGAATGACAGTAATCATGCAAAAAAATGATCGGGAAGCTTATTTGGTATCCATCACCAGCACTGCGGCGCCTTTTACCAATCCGTTTCTGAGGCGGGCTATAGCTTCATTAGCCTGCGACAGCGGAAATAGTTCAGTTTGGGTATGTACGGTAATAGATTTCAGAAGATCAAAAAAATCGAGTCCATCTTGCCGGGTCAGGTTGGCTACTGAGCGTAACACGCGTTCTTCCCAAAGCAGGTCGTACGAAAAAGCGGGTATCTCGCTCATGTGTATGCCGCCGCAGATAACGGTTCCGCCCCAGTCTGTGTCCTGTAAAGCTTTCGGGATCAACTCACCTGCGGGTGCGAAAATAATTGACGCGTCGAGTTTTTCCGGTGGGATATCGCTGCTGCCGCCAACCCAAAAAGCGCCCAGGTCGCGGGCGAACGATTGCGATTTTACATCGCCGTCCCTTGTAAAAGCGAATACCTTTTTATTTTGAGCCTTTGCTATCTGTATCAATATGTGGGCCGCCGCCCCAAAACCATACATGCCTATATTTTTCGCAGCAGCATCGATCATATGGTACGACCGGAAGCCTATCAACCCGGCGCAAAGCAAGGGCGCCGAAGCAGGATTGTGATATTGATCTGAAAGCCTGAAGCAATATTGCGCGTAGGCCACGGTATATTCGGCATAACCGCCATCCATGGTGTAGCCGGTAAATTTTGCATTCTCACATAAATTTTCCCTGCCTTTTTTGCAATACCTGCATTTGCCGCAGGTATAACCCAGCCAGGGCACACCGACAATATCACCGATACGGATACCCTCGACACCTGCCCCGACCGCAGCCACCGTCCCTATGATCTCGTGACCGGGAATGAGTGGCAATTTGGGCCCGGGAAGCTCGCCATCCAGCACATGAAGGTCTGTACGGCAAATGCCGCATGCTAACACCCTGATAAGTACCTGGCCATCAGAAGGCACCGGAACAGCGACATCCTGATAAACCAAAGCCCGGCCCGGCTCCTCAAACACCATAGCTTTCATTGTGGCAGCGTTCATTGCATTGGTAAATTAAATGATGAATTTAGCAGTATTTATATAATCATAACAAGTTTTCCAACCGCAGCCGTTCAAATAAAATAAGAAACGCCCGTCACCGGGCGTTTCCCAACTTAACTGATTGATTTGAAAATGGCAGTAAGCTAAAAGATCAGTTTACCTTCACCTCTTTTTTTGAGATGGCCGCTTTGCCGGATTTCTCCAGATCGATAGTAAGCAGGCCATCGCGGTACCTCGCGTTAATAGCGTCTTCCTCCACATTGTCCGGTAAGGTGAATGTACGGGTAAAGGATGAACACGAAAACTCGCGACGGGTATAATTGTCCTTTTCTTCATTACGCTCGCTGCTGGTCTCGGCGCTAATGGTTAACAGTCCGTTCTCGGTTGTTATTTTAAAATCATTTTTGTTAAAGCCCGGGGCTGCTACTTCTACTTCGTAATGGCCTTTTGCATCTTTAATGTTTACCGCAGGCAATGTTTCTCCATTAAACAATGTTTTGTCGAAGAACTTGTCTGTGTTCCAGAAATCTTCCATCATTGACCTCAATGATGAAAATCCGTTTGGTTTTGTTTTTACTAAAGTTGACATAACGACTAATATTTAAAGTTTCTGTTATAAAGGTCGAAACATCAAAACTTTTGTACCATGACGGTGGTCAATGATTGGGGTGATTGTTATCACAATGCCGTTTCATCAACAGCTTATTCCCGCTCAAACAGCCATTTCAACGGCCTGACTCTGCGTTTAGGCTTGAGGTTATATTGATTGATGCTTTTTTCAATGATCAATGCTTTAGCCTCTTCGATATCATCGGTTACCAGGAACAAACGGTCATCGTTTTCGCCAATGGTCGCATTAGTTTTCATCTGGTCAATATGGGCCAGCAACTCTTTATGATATTCTTTGCCAAAAATAATTATGGGGAAATTTTTGATCTTACGTGTTTGTATTAACGTTAACGCTTCAAAATATTCGTCCATTGTTCCGAACCCGCCCGGCATTACCACAAATGCAAAAGAATATTTTACCAGCAATATTTTGCGAAGAAAGAAATGTTTAACGTCGACCCATTTATCCAGGTACGGATTCGGCTTTTGTTCTACCGGCAGCTGAATATTACAGGCAACCGAGCGCCCGCCAACTTCTTTTGCCCCCCTGTTTGCTGCTTCCATCAGGCCCGGCCCTCCCCCTGTCATTATCGTAAAGCCCAATTTGGCGAAAGCCCCGGCGGCCTCCCTGGTTAGTTCATAATAAGGATGGCCCTCCTTAAAACGTGCCGAACCAAATATGGTAATACAGGGCCCTATAAAATGCAGTGCGCGAAACCCACGTATAAATTCAACCATAGTTTCGAGCGTGAACTTAAGCTCTTTGAGCCTGGAATGCGGCCCGTCAAGGAATACGATCTCTGATTTGTCCATAAGATGGTAATAAATCTATTACAAACATCCCTGTTATGCAAGTTATCCTAAATGACACGGGTCACGTAACTTACTGACTGCGGTCATGGTGCTATTCTTTAAAAATCTCCTTTTTTGGCGCAAAGATCAAGTGTTTATTACCTGTATAAAGAAAACAGACGGGCTATCGGGGTCCTTTTTTGAGCGGATCAATCCACCCAATCGATAGTTGCTTTGCGGCAATAGTCAAAAAATGACCTGTGTCATTTTTTTAAATAATTTAAAGCATTCTTCATAACCTGATGCATTTTAGATATTTGTGATAAATATCATTTTATGGAGAGCGCCGCTTTATTAAAAGCCATTATTGAGAACGCCATTGACGGCATCATCACCATTGATGAACGTGGGCATATCGAATCCATAAATCCCGCTGCGTGTGCCCTTTTTCAGTATACTCCCGGCGAGGTTATCGGTAAAAATATCTCCGTGCTGATGCCTTCGCCTGATCGTGAAAATCACGACGGATATCTTGCAAGATATCAACGAACGGGCGATGCCCATATTATCGGAATAGGGCGCGAGGTAAGGGGACTGAAAAAAGATGGCTCCGTTTTCCCTTTCAGGTTAGGGGTAAGTCAGGTTCAATATTCAGGGCGAATAATTTACAATGGGTTTATTCATGATCTGACGCGCGAAAAAGATGCTGAAGAAAAATTGAGAGGTTATGCGGCTAAACTGGAGGAGTTAGTCGAAGAGCGTACCAGTTCATTAAAAGAAACTGTACTGGCACTACAGGCGGCCAAAGAGGAGGTGAGCTTATCGCTTGAAAAAGAAAAGGAGCTAAGCCAGCTAAAAAGCCGGTTTGTGTCGATGGCGTCGCATGAATTCAGGACGCCCTTAAGTGCAATACAGCTTTCCGCCGTATTGATAGAGAAATATTCTGCACAAAAGGATAACGAAAACATAGCCAAACATATAGCAAAAATAAAGAATGCAGTTCGCAACCTGACTTCAATATTAAATGACTTTCTTTCGCTCGAGAAGCTGGAAGCAGGGAAAGTGGAGCCCGTTTATGCTGAATTTGATATTGTAAAATTTGCTGAAGATATCATCGAGGAAATGCAGATGGTGGCGAAGCAAAACCAGCTGATTGTTTATGAACATACCGGCACTGAAAGTCTCGCAAAGCTGGACCAGGCCCTGCTGAAGAATTGCATTATCAACCTGATAGGCAATGCCATTAAATATTCGGGCGAAAATACTTTTATTGAATTTAATACAGAAATAGCTGATAAGCAGTTATTTGTGACCGTAAAAGATAATGGTATAGGTATTCCGGAAAACGACCAGAAGCACCTCTTCGAAGCCTTCTTCCGTGCGCATAATACCGGCAACATACCCGGAACGGGCCTTGGACTGAATATCGTTACACGATATACCAACCTGATGAATGGAAAAATAAAATTTCAGAGTAAAGTAAATAAAGGCACATCATTCACTATCTCTTTTCCGCAATAACTATGAAAACGATACTGATCATCGAAGACAACACAGACATCCGCGAAAACACCGCCGAAATATTGGAGCTCGCAGGATACAAAGTACTGCAGGGCATTAACGGTAAAACAGGCGTCGACCTTGCCTATCAGCATAAGCCTGATCTGATATTATGCGATATCATGATGCCCGAACTGGACGGTTACGGAGTTTTATATATGCTCAGTAAAAATGCCGAGGTTGCATCAATACCATTTATATTCCTGACAGCCAAAGCTGAGCGGATAGATTTCAGGAAAGGGATGGAAATGGGCGCCGACGATTATCTTACCAAGCCTTTTGATGATATTGAACTTTTGAATGCAATTGAAAGCAGGCTGGAAAAAAAACGCAAGCAGGAAGAATTTTATAGCAAATCGTTGCAAAGCCTGGAGAAACTATCGGCGGGAAACGGGCATGGGATGGCCGAACTAAAAGCGATGATAGCCGGGCGGAAAATACGCCAGATAAAGAAGAAGCAGATATTATACTATGAAGGCGACCAGCCCCAGGGTATTTACCTGGTGATTGAAGGGGCCATAAGAACATTTAAACTAGCCGAGGATGGCAGGGAACTAATGATGGGTTTATATAAACCTGATGATTACCTTGGTGTGCACGCATTGTTGCTGGACGAGCCCTTTACAGAGACAGCCGAAGCCGTTGATGACGCAGCTGTATGCCTTTTGCCCAAGGATGCGATAATTAACCTGGTAAACCGGTATCCTGATATTACGCTGCAATTCATCAAAATACTGGCGAATAACATACGCGAAAAGGAGGACCAACTGCTTGAACTGGCTTATAATTCGGTACGGAAAAGACTGGCGCAGGTGCTGGTGAGACTAAGCAAACAGTTTACCGACCCTTCTCAATTTAAGATATCAAGGGACGAACTGGCATCAATGGCGGGTATGGCCACCGAAACGGTTAGCCGTACGCTGAGTGACTTTAAAGATGAAAAATTGATAGAAAAAAAGGGGAGTCACATACAGATACTAAACCTTGAGAAGCTCGCCAAAATGAAAAACTGACGAATATCACTTTTCTTATTGACCGTTCTCATACGGCAGCGATAACGACAGAGCTAATTTTGTTCAAATAAATTCTGTCGAAAATGAAGGTAGTAGCCTATAGTATAAAGCCGTTTGAAAAGGAGTTTCTTGCGAGAGCCAATCAGAAGAAACACGATATAACGCTTATATCGAACCCCTTGGGCCCCGAGACTGCCTCCTTTGCGGCGGGTAAAGATGCTGTCCTGGTTTTTACAAATGACGATGTATCAGCGGGGGTAATAGATAAACTTGCTGATTTTGGTGTAAAATATATTGCAACAAGGTCTTCCGGCACCGATCATATTGATAAGGGCGCTGCCGAAAAAAGAGGCATCAGGCTGGCTAACGTCCCGGCATACTCACCCGAGGCGATTGCCGAACATGCGGTTGCGCTGGCACTTGCGCTTAACCGTAAACTGATCAAAGCCGATGAACAAAGCCACAATTTTGACTTCCGCCTGGACAACCTGATCGGCTTTAATTTCCACGGGAAAACAGTTGGGATAATTGGGCTTGGAAAGACCGGCCTGGCCGCCGCAGCTATTTTCAACGGGTTTGGCTGCAGGGTGCTCGGGCATGATATATTGCCCCCGAAAGATGCCGAAAATATTGAATTGACCGACCTTAATAAACTATTTTCTGAATCGGATATTATCTCGATCCATGTACCGCTTAACGACCAGACCAAACACCTCGTCGACAAGGCTGCAATAGCGTTGATGAAGGACGGTGTAATGATCGTCAACACTTCAAGGGGTGCCCTGATCCAGACAACTGATGTATTGAACGCACTTGACAACGGCAAAATAGGTTACCTGGGATTGGATGTGTACGAATTTGAAAAGGGACTCTTTTTCACCGACCATGAAGATGATAAACAGAAGGATGCATTGCTCAAAAGGTTAATGGATCATCCAAATGTGCTGATCACGCCGCACCAGGGCTTTTTGACCAGGGAGGCACTGCAGGAGATCGCAAATCAGACCATCATTAACCTGGATCTGTGGCAGCAGGAGAAATGTGTGGGTGATGCCTGTATCGGTAATAAAAAATGCAATGAAAAAAAAGCGGATGCGCCTGTAAGTATGGACCATATTAATCTTTTGCCATGAATCACCTGCCAAAACACCTGATAAATAAATACAACGTGGCGGCGCCGCGGTATACCAGTTATCCCACAGTGCCATATTGGAGTAAAGAGCCCTTTGATCAAAAACAATGGGCAGGGGCTGTAAAGGGGGCCTTTGATGCCACCAACGGCGAAGATGGTATAAGTTTATATCTTCACCTGCCGTTTTGCGAAAGCCTTTGCACCTATTGCGGCTGCAATACCAGGATAACCAGAAATCACGGGGTCGAAGAGCCTTATATCAAAGCATTGCTGAAGGAATGGGATATATATCGTCAAATATTCGGCGGTAAGCCGGTGCTTCGCGAAATACACCTGGGCGGCGGCACACCCACATTTTTCAGCCCCGAGAATCTTAAATTATTGATCAACGGTATATTAAAAGATTCCGTTGTCCACCCGCAAGCCGATTTTGGTTTCGAAGGGCATCCGGCTAATACAACTTTCGAACATTTAAAAACATTGTATGATCTCGGGTTTCGCCGGGTTAGTCTTGGGATACAGGATTTTGATCCCCGCGTGCAGTTCATCATTAACCGCATCCAAACCTTTGAACAGGTTAGGGATGTAACCGAACAGGCGAGGCAGATAGGATACACCTCGGTAAATTACGATCTGATATATGGTTTGCCCTTGCAAACACAGGAAAGCCTGGTAGATACCATTGAAAAGGTAAGTTTACTCATGCCCGATCGCATTGCGTTTTACAGCTATGCGCATGTACCCTGGGTAAAACCCGGACAACGGCGTTTTACCGAACAGCATCTGCCATCGCCGGAAGAGAAAAGGGCATTGTATGCCCTCGGCCATCGCATGCTTGCCGCGCTTGGTTATCATGACATTGGCATGGACCATTTCGCCCTGCCGACTGACAGTCTTTATAAAGCTGAAAGGTCCAAACATCTGCACCGTAATTTTATGGGATATACGCACCAATATACCAGGCTGATGGTTGGGCTGGGCGTATCGTCCATCAGCGATACCTGGGATGCTTACGCCCAAAATGTCAAGAAGGTTGAAGATTATATCGCTATGATCGGCAATAACGAGTTACCGGTCGTAAAAGGACATTTTTTGACTGAAGAGGACATGGTCATTCGCAAACATATCCTCGATATCATGTGTAAAGGCGAAACCTATTGGAATTTTCACGAAGAGCCTTGTTACGCTTTATTCGAAGGGCTGGAACGTATGCAGGAGCTGGCCGATGACGGTCTTGTTCAACTTAGCTCCTATAGCCTTACGGTTACGCCCATCGGTAAAAGATTTTTGCGGAATATCTGTATGGCTTTGGACGCCAGGCTTTGGGCCGATCAACCCACTACGCAGTTATTCAGCATGGCCGGATAAGGAATAAATTTTTTTTTAATGTAAAAGCCAGCCTGCCGGTACCTATT
Above is a window of Mucilaginibacter ginsenosidivorans DNA encoding:
- a CDS encoding MBL fold metallo-hydrolase RNA specificity domain-containing protein, coding for MHPGSTPFDDKGVYLQSLGAAETVTGSKHLLRTPGFNLLVDCGLFQGIKYLREKNWEPLPVDVASIDAMILTHAHLDHCGYIPLLIKNGYKGKIFMSKPTRDLTELILRDSAKLQEEDAWKANKHRYTRHSPAKPLYDTLDVEAALPHFVIIGMDEACKLSDNIWFKFYSAGHIQGACTVEVNCYGKTIIFSGDIGRYHSELLHPPSHPATADFVIMESTYGDRLHEKGDVADELALVINNTITAGGNILIPCFAVGRAQEVIHLLYRLKAKRAIPPIVPVYLDSPMAASAGKSLLKYPEWLTVSQKECAQMFNGITINQDYDGTEKIIRQKGSKIILAASGMLTGGRVLEYLKHYVTDSKNTILIMGFQAGGTRGRALLNGAYELKIHGQYYPVRANVKEIGGLSAHADQHELLTWLKEFAPEPKRVYLVHGEPSAMDALRVKIKDELNIEPVIPKEDQRQLLFSVKG
- a CDS encoding universal stress protein, translating into MMKNILVLTDFSENAASAAEAGLQLAGKLHTDLLLFNTYIDYKTITSYAGGGWDIDGFSERQQHSRIGLQTLTEGLESLSYQLSPEDRKPAINTESDDSDLGLDVADIIREKDVEMVVMGARSGTESDLMFGADTNAVIDYSTRPVLVTPSGTKLKDIHKIVFATNFEKADLEAIRFLTKLGSLFHYKLEIIHVSDPEKRSAEDEEAEFAVGLAKIKYTGLQYHKINGKDVVNRLNRFVTEIPGTMLAMVHVQNSFLARLFRHSTVKKTLTDQKIPLLVFPSKMK
- a CDS encoding universal stress protein codes for the protein MKTILILTDFSENAAHAALSGVMLGKKIHANLLLFNANVAQPVAPAYAGGITVIDNISYMDEENKRQLEQLADTLKPFLSQEETEWRPSLHFEEGLGGLALQVKNLIREKDIEMVVMGARTGSGIDHLLTGSDTYSVIDGSKRPVLIVPAEADLAHVRKVAFATNFIEADIKAIHYLIKLGHIFNYHLEVVHINLLGEDDITKDLRKAEFMKHVHRLRYTNIEIKELYGKDVIGRLNKYCEESGTDLLSFTHYKNSLFSIIFRQSITKKAISRQKVPLLVFPSKNEQD
- a CDS encoding zinc-dependent alcohol dehydrogenase family protein, which encodes MNAATMKAMVFEEPGRALVYQDVAVPVPSDGQVLIRVLACGICRTDLHVLDGELPGPKLPLIPGHEIIGTVAAVGAGVEGIRIGDIVGVPWLGYTCGKCRYCKKGRENLCENAKFTGYTMDGGYAEYTVAYAQYCFRLSDQYHNPASAPLLCAGLIGFRSYHMIDAAAKNIGMYGFGAAAHILIQIAKAQNKKVFAFTRDGDVKSQSFARDLGAFWVGGSSDIPPEKLDASIIFAPAGELIPKALQDTDWGGTVICGGIHMSEIPAFSYDLLWEERVLRSVANLTRQDGLDFFDLLKSITVHTQTELFPLSQANEAIARLRNGLVKGAAVLVMDTK
- a CDS encoding Hsp20/alpha crystallin family protein; amino-acid sequence: MSTLVKTKPNGFSSLRSMMEDFWNTDKFFDKTLFNGETLPAVNIKDAKGHYEVEVAAPGFNKNDFKITTENGLLTISAETSSERNEEKDNYTRREFSCSSFTRTFTLPDNVEEDAINARYRDGLLTIDLEKSGKAAISKKEVKVN
- a CDS encoding LOG family protein — its product is MDKSEIVFLDGPHSRLKELKFTLETMVEFIRGFRALHFIGPCITIFGSARFKEGHPYYELTREAAGAFAKLGFTIMTGGGPGLMEAANRGAKEVGGRSVACNIQLPVEQKPNPYLDKWVDVKHFFLRKILLVKYSFAFVVMPGGFGTMDEYFEALTLIQTRKIKNFPIIIFGKEYHKELLAHIDQMKTNATIGENDDRLFLVTDDIEEAKALIIEKSINQYNLKPKRRVRPLKWLFERE